The Azospirillum brasilense genome window below encodes:
- the rpsC gene encoding 30S ribosomal protein S3, giving the protein MGQKVNPIGLRLGINRTWDSRWFAKRDYANLLHQDLKLRGYLQGRLQQAGCSRVIIERPAKKARVTIHSARPGVVIGKKGADIEKLRTELSKMAGGEVSLNIIEIRKPEIDAKLIAENISNQLERRVAFRRAMKRAVQSAMRLGAQGIRINCSGRLGGAEIARLEWYREGRVPLHTLRADIDYGTATAKTTYGTCGVKVWVFKGEIMAHDPMAQDKRMGTEPVSTDGEPRRERRERGDREERGGRGRGDRDRSERADR; this is encoded by the coding sequence ATGGGTCAGAAAGTCAATCCGATCGGGCTGCGCCTCGGCATCAACCGGACCTGGGACAGCCGTTGGTTCGCCAAGCGCGACTACGCCAACCTGCTGCACCAGGACCTGAAGCTGCGGGGCTATCTGCAGGGCCGCCTGCAGCAGGCCGGCTGTTCGCGCGTCATCATCGAGCGTCCGGCCAAGAAGGCCCGCGTCACCATCCACTCGGCCCGTCCGGGCGTGGTGATCGGCAAGAAGGGCGCGGACATCGAGAAGCTGCGCACCGAGCTGTCGAAGATGGCCGGCGGCGAGGTGAGCCTGAACATCATCGAGATCCGCAAGCCGGAGATCGATGCCAAGCTCATCGCCGAGAACATCTCCAACCAGCTTGAGCGCCGTGTCGCCTTCCGCCGCGCCATGAAGCGTGCGGTCCAGTCGGCCATGCGTCTGGGCGCCCAGGGCATCCGGATCAACTGCTCCGGTCGTCTTGGCGGTGCCGAGATCGCCCGCCTGGAGTGGTACCGCGAGGGCCGCGTTCCGCTGCACACCCTGCGTGCGGACATCGACTACGGCACCGCGACCGCGAAGACCACCTACGGCACCTGCGGTGTCAAGGTGTGGGTCTTCAAGGGCGAGATCATGGCGCACGACCCGATGGCGCAGGACAAGCGCATGGGCACCGAGCCGGTGTCGACCGATGGCGAGCCGCGGCGCGAGCGTCGCGAGCGTGGTGACCGTGAGGAGCGTGGGGGCCGTGGTCGCGGCGACCGTGACCGCTCCGAGCGGGCTGACCGCTAG
- the rplF gene encoding 50S ribosomal protein L6, with protein MSRIGKHSVPVPAGVDVAVNGQLVTAKGKLGSLSLTLIDDITAKLEDGKVVVAPANDSKRARVMWATSRTLINNMVTGVNQGFTINLEINGVGYRAAVQGKELVMQLGYSHDVKYPIPEGITIKCDKPTAISVSGFDKQKVGQVAAEIRGWKKPEPYKGKGIKYDTETIIRKEGKKK; from the coding sequence ATGTCGCGCATTGGAAAGCATTCCGTGCCGGTTCCCGCTGGTGTTGACGTCGCCGTCAACGGCCAGTTGGTGACGGCCAAGGGCAAGCTGGGTTCGCTCAGCCTGACCCTCATCGATGACATCACGGCCAAGCTGGAAGACGGCAAGGTCGTGGTGGCCCCGGCGAACGACAGCAAGCGCGCCCGCGTCATGTGGGCAACCTCGCGCACCCTGATCAACAACATGGTCACGGGCGTCAACCAGGGCTTCACCATCAACCTCGAGATCAACGGCGTCGGTTACCGTGCCGCCGTGCAGGGCAAGGAGCTGGTCATGCAGCTCGGCTACTCGCACGACGTCAAGTACCCGATCCCGGAGGGCATCACCATCAAGTGTGACAAGCCCACCGCGATCTCGGTGTCGGGCTTCGACAAGCAGAAGGTCGGTCAGGTGGCCGCGGAGATCCGCGGTTGGAAGAAGCCGGAGCCCTATAAGGGCAAGGGCATCAAGTACGACACCGAGACGATCATCCGCAAGGAAGGCAAGAAGAAGTAA
- the rplP gene encoding 50S ribosomal protein L16: protein MLSPKRTKYRKAHKGRIHGNAKGGTQLNFGSFGLKALEPERITARQIEAARRAITRAMKRQGRVWIRVFPDLPVSTKPAEVRMGSGKGTPEYWAARVHPGRILFELDGVPADVAKQAFALAAAKLPIKTKLVTRLGGEEVAA from the coding sequence ATGCTTTCTCCGAAGCGTACCAAGTACCGCAAGGCCCACAAGGGCCGCATCCACGGCAACGCGAAGGGCGGCACCCAGCTGAACTTCGGCTCCTTCGGCCTCAAGGCCCTGGAGCCGGAGCGCATCACGGCCCGCCAGATCGAGGCGGCCCGCCGCGCGATCACCCGCGCCATGAAGCGTCAGGGCCGCGTGTGGATCCGCGTGTTCCCGGATCTGCCGGTCTCCACCAAGCCCGCCGAAGTCCGCATGGGTTCCGGTAAGGGCACGCCCGAGTACTGGGCGGCCCGCGTTCATCCCGGCCGCATCCTGTTTGAGCTGGACGGCGTGCCCGCGGATGTGGCAAAGCAAGCGTTCGCCCTGGCGGCCGCCAAGCTGCCGATCAAGACCAAGCTGGTGACCCGCCTCGGCGGTGAGGAGGTGGCGGCATGA
- the rplE gene encoding 50S ribosomal protein L5, with the protein MAARLKEVYDSKIRAALKAEFGYANDMEVPRIEKIVINMGVGEAVGDSKKIQNAVSELTAISGQKPIVTKSRKSIAQFKLREGMAIGCKVTLRRERMYEFLDRLVTIALPRVRDFRGIPGNSFDGRGNYAMGVKEQIIFPEIDYDKIDQIRGMDIIFVTSAKTDKEAKALLKAFDMPFVA; encoded by the coding sequence ATGGCTGCACGTTTGAAGGAAGTGTACGACTCCAAGATCCGCGCCGCGCTCAAGGCTGAGTTCGGCTATGCGAACGACATGGAAGTTCCGCGGATCGAGAAGATCGTCATCAACATGGGTGTCGGCGAGGCTGTCGGCGACTCCAAGAAGATCCAGAATGCGGTGAGCGAACTGACGGCGATTAGCGGCCAGAAGCCGATCGTCACGAAGTCCCGCAAGTCGATCGCGCAGTTCAAGCTGCGTGAGGGCATGGCGATCGGGTGCAAGGTCACGCTCCGTCGTGAGCGGATGTACGAGTTCCTGGATCGCCTGGTCACGATCGCGTTGCCGCGTGTCCGCGACTTCCGCGGCATTCCCGGCAACAGCTTCGACGGCCGTGGCAACTATGCCATGGGCGTGAAGGAGCAGATCATTTTCCCGGAGATCGACTACGACAAGATCGATCAGATCCGCGGCATGGACATCATTTTCGTCACCTCGGCGAAGACCGACAAGGAGGCCAAGGCTCTCCTGAAGGCCTTCGACATGCCGTTTGTGGCCTGA
- the rplO gene encoding 50S ribosomal protein L15: MTKLNDLRDNPGARKERMRVGRGIGSGKGKTGGRGVKGQTSRTGVAINGFEGGQMPLHRRLPKRGFRNIFAKEYSVVNLGLVQKFIDAGKLDASQTIDAVALEAAGVTGKVKKDGIRLLGKGALTTKASFTVAGASKSAVEAVEKAGGSVTLTASAAEAAE, from the coding sequence ATGACGAAGCTGAACGATCTCCGGGACAACCCCGGTGCCCGTAAGGAGCGCATGCGCGTCGGCCGCGGTATCGGTTCGGGCAAGGGCAAGACCGGCGGCCGTGGCGTCAAGGGTCAGACCTCGCGCACCGGCGTGGCCATCAACGGCTTTGAAGGTGGCCAGATGCCCCTTCACCGCCGCCTTCCGAAGCGCGGTTTCCGCAACATCTTCGCGAAGGAATACTCGGTCGTGAACCTGGGCCTGGTCCAGAAGTTCATCGACGCCGGGAAGCTCGACGCCAGCCAGACCATCGATGCGGTGGCCCTGGAAGCGGCGGGCGTCACCGGCAAGGTGAAGAAGGACGGCATCCGTCTGCTGGGCAAGGGCGCCCTGACGACGAAGGCCAGCTTCACCGTGGCCGGCGCCTCCAAGTCGGCTGTGGAAGCGGTCGAGAAGGCGGGTGGCAGCGTCACGCTGACCGCGTCCGCCGCCGAAGCCGCCGAGTGA
- the secY gene encoding preprotein translocase subunit SecY: protein MASAAEQLAANINFGAFSKATELKKRIWFTLGALIIYRLGTYIPIPGVNPQILADIFRQQGGGILGMFDMLAGGALHRMTIFALNIMPYISASIIVQLLTAVSPQMEALKKEGESGRKKLNQYTRYGTVLLATVQAWGLAVGLEAMTGASGAAVPEPGLFFKIATVITLVGGTMFLMWLGEQITARGIGNGISLIIFAGIVAELPRALVSTLELGRTGALSTLFIVFLLLMAVGVVFFIVFMERAQRRLLIQYPKRQMGNRVFGGEASHLPLKLNTSGVIPPIFASSLLLLPLTAVGFAGGEGPEWLQTVTRYLAHGTPLYMILYSALIIFFCFFYTAIVFNPADTAENLRKYGGFIPGIRPGKNTADYIDYVLTRLTVIGSAYLVAVCLLPEILISQHSVPFYFGGTSLLIVVTVTMDTVAQIHSHLLAHQYEGLIKKAKLRGRK from the coding sequence ATGGCATCAGCGGCCGAGCAGCTTGCCGCGAACATTAATTTCGGGGCCTTCTCCAAGGCGACCGAGCTGAAGAAGCGGATCTGGTTCACCCTTGGTGCCTTGATCATCTACCGCCTGGGCACCTACATCCCGATTCCGGGCGTCAACCCGCAGATCCTGGCCGATATTTTTCGGCAGCAGGGCGGGGGCATCCTGGGCATGTTCGACATGCTGGCCGGCGGCGCGTTGCACCGCATGACGATCTTCGCGCTCAACATCATGCCGTACATTTCGGCCTCCATCATCGTGCAGCTTCTGACCGCGGTGTCGCCGCAGATGGAAGCGCTGAAGAAGGAAGGCGAGTCGGGCCGCAAGAAGCTGAACCAGTACACCCGCTACGGCACCGTCCTTCTGGCGACCGTGCAGGCCTGGGGCTTGGCGGTGGGGCTTGAGGCGATGACCGGCGCATCCGGCGCCGCGGTTCCGGAACCGGGGCTGTTCTTCAAGATCGCCACGGTCATCACGCTGGTCGGCGGCACGATGTTCCTGATGTGGCTGGGCGAGCAGATCACCGCCCGCGGCATCGGCAACGGCATCTCCCTCATCATTTTCGCCGGCATCGTTGCCGAGCTGCCGCGCGCGCTCGTCAGCACGCTGGAGCTGGGCCGCACCGGCGCGCTGTCCACGCTGTTCATCGTCTTCCTGCTGCTGATGGCGGTGGGCGTCGTGTTCTTCATCGTGTTCATGGAGCGCGCGCAGCGCCGGCTGCTGATCCAGTATCCGAAGCGTCAGATGGGCAACCGCGTGTTCGGCGGCGAAGCGTCGCACCTGCCGCTGAAGCTGAACACCTCGGGCGTCATCCCGCCGATCTTCGCGTCGTCGCTGCTGCTGTTGCCGCTGACCGCGGTCGGCTTTGCCGGCGGCGAGGGTCCGGAGTGGCTGCAGACCGTCACGCGCTATCTCGCGCACGGCACGCCGCTCTACATGATCCTGTATTCGGCGCTGATCATCTTCTTCTGCTTCTTCTACACGGCCATCGTCTTCAACCCCGCGGACACGGCCGAGAACCTGCGTAAGTATGGCGGCTTCATTCCCGGCATCCGTCCGGGCAAGAACACCGCGGACTACATCGACTACGTGCTGACCCGGTTGACGGTGATCGGTTCGGCCTACCTTGTGGCGGTTTGTCTCCTCCCCGAAATCCTGATTTCCCAGCATTCGGTTCCGTTCTATTTTGGCGGCACCAGCCTGCTGATCGTGGTCACGGTGACGATGGACACGGTTGCGCAGATTCATTCCCATCTGCTGGCCCACCAGTATGAGGGGCTGATTAAAAAAGCGAAGCTTCGGGGGAGAAAGTAA
- the rpmD gene encoding 50S ribosomal protein L30 — translation MAEKKTVIVTQTGSPIGRKHDQRETLVGLGLNKLHRTRELEDTPAVRGMIAKVAHLVRVENEG, via the coding sequence ATGGCCGAGAAGAAGACCGTCATCGTCACCCAGACCGGCAGCCCGATCGGTCGTAAGCACGACCAGCGCGAGACGCTGGTCGGTCTGGGTCTCAACAAGCTGCACCGGACCCGCGAGCTGGAGGACACTCCGGCCGTGCGGGGCATGATCGCCAAGGTCGCGCACCTGGTCCGCGTCGAGAACGAGGGCTGA
- the rplX gene encoding 50S ribosomal protein L24: MMAAKIKTKDKVVILAGKDKGKTGEVLKVIPAENRVVVQGVNVVKKHQRPSATSQGGIVEFEAPINVSNVAHVDPKDGKPTRVGFKVLEDGRKVRVAKRSGEVIDV, encoded by the coding sequence GTGATGGCCGCGAAGATCAAGACCAAGGACAAGGTCGTCATCCTTGCCGGCAAGGACAAGGGGAAGACCGGTGAGGTCCTCAAGGTCATCCCGGCGGAAAACCGTGTCGTCGTGCAGGGCGTGAACGTGGTGAAGAAGCACCAGCGTCCGAGCGCCACCTCGCAGGGCGGCATCGTTGAGTTCGAGGCGCCGATCAACGTCTCGAATGTTGCTCATGTCGACCCCAAGGACGGCAAGCCGACCCGCGTCGGTTTCAAGGTCCTTGAGGATGGCCGCAAGGTGCGTGTCGCCAAGCGGTCCGGCGAAGTCATCGACGTGTGA
- a CDS encoding adenylate kinase has product MNLILLGPPGAGKGTQARRLEDTRGLVQLSTGDMLRAMVAEGGPLGQQAKDIMSAGKLMPDELMVKIIAERISKPDVANGFILDGFPRTVAQAEALDTMLSDKGLKLDHVIEMKVVDDVLVERITGRYTCAKCGKGYHDVFEKPKVEGVCDVCGSTEFKRRADDNADTVKTRLAQYHEQTAPILPYYQSRGVLKTVDGMAEIDDVTKQIEGILAS; this is encoded by the coding sequence ATGAATCTCATTCTGCTCGGACCGCCGGGCGCCGGGAAGGGGACCCAGGCGCGGCGTCTCGAAGACACGCGCGGGCTCGTCCAGCTTTCTACGGGCGATATGCTCCGCGCGATGGTCGCCGAGGGTGGTCCGCTTGGGCAGCAGGCGAAGGACATCATGTCCGCCGGCAAATTGATGCCGGACGAGCTGATGGTCAAAATCATCGCTGAGCGCATTTCCAAGCCGGATGTGGCCAACGGCTTCATCCTCGATGGTTTTCCGCGCACGGTCGCCCAGGCCGAGGCGCTGGACACCATGCTGTCGGACAAGGGCCTGAAGCTCGACCACGTGATCGAGATGAAGGTCGTGGACGACGTCCTGGTGGAGCGCATCACCGGCCGTTACACCTGCGCCAAGTGCGGCAAGGGCTATCACGACGTCTTCGAAAAGCCGAAGGTCGAGGGCGTCTGCGATGTCTGCGGCAGCACGGAGTTCAAGCGCCGGGCCGATGACAACGCGGACACGGTGAAGACCCGTCTCGCCCAGTATCACGAGCAGACCGCGCCGATTCTGCCGTATTATCAGAGCCGTGGGGTTCTGAAGACGGTGGACGGCATGGCCGAGATCGACGACGTGACGAAGCAGATCGAGGGCATCCTGGCGTCCTGA
- the rpsS gene encoding 30S ribosomal protein S19 translates to MARSVWKGPFVDGYLLKKADKSRASGRNEIIKIWSRRSTILPQFVGLTFGVYNGHKFLPVLVTENMIGHKFGEFAPTRTFYGHAADKKAKRK, encoded by the coding sequence ATGGCACGCTCCGTTTGGAAGGGCCCGTTCGTCGACGGCTACCTGCTCAAGAAGGCGGACAAGTCGCGGGCCTCGGGCCGCAACGAGATCATCAAGATCTGGTCGCGTCGCTCGACGATCCTGCCGCAGTTCGTGGGTCTCACGTTCGGCGTGTACAATGGCCACAAGTTCCTGCCGGTTCTGGTGACCGAGAACATGATCGGCCACAAGTTCGGTGAGTTCGCTCCGACGCGCACCTTCTACGGGCACGCGGCGGACAAGAAGGCGAAGAGGAAGTAA
- the rpsN gene encoding 30S ribosomal protein S14, with translation MAKTSAIEKNKRRTKLVKQFANKRARLKAIASDRSLPPEEQFAARLKLAEMPRNSSKVRIRNRCEMTGRPRAFYRKFKLSRVTLRELASTGQIPGMVKSSW, from the coding sequence ATGGCTAAGACCAGTGCCATCGAGAAGAACAAGCGTCGCACCAAGCTGGTGAAGCAGTTCGCCAACAAGCGTGCCCGCCTGAAGGCCATCGCCTCCGATCGCTCCCTCCCGCCGGAAGAGCAGTTCGCCGCCCGCCTCAAGCTGGCCGAAATGCCGCGCAACTCGTCGAAGGTGCGCATCCGCAACCGCTGTGAAATGACCGGCCGTCCGCGGGCGTTCTATCGCAAGTTTAAGCTGTCCCGCGTCACCCTCCGTGAACTGGCCTCGACTGGCCAGATCCCGGGGATGGTGAAGTCGAGCTGGTAA
- the rplR gene encoding 50S ribosomal protein L18, whose translation MLKPKQLHERRKQRVRAQIAKKAGGRARLSVFRSNLHIYAQIIDDENGRTVASASSVEKELREQLKHGGNVEAAQKIGSLIAERAKAAGVTEVVFDRGGYIYHGRVKALADAAREGGLSF comes from the coding sequence ATGCTCAAGCCAAAGCAACTCCACGAGCGCCGCAAGCAGCGCGTGCGCGCGCAGATTGCCAAGAAGGCCGGCGGGCGGGCTCGCCTCTCGGTTTTCCGGTCCAATCTGCACATCTACGCCCAGATCATCGACGACGAGAACGGCCGCACGGTCGCCTCGGCCTCGTCCGTGGAAAAGGAGCTGCGCGAGCAGCTCAAGCACGGTGGGAACGTCGAAGCCGCCCAGAAGATCGGCTCGCTCATCGCCGAGCGCGCCAAGGCGGCGGGCGTCACCGAGGTCGTGTTCGACCGTGGTGGCTACATTTACCACGGCCGGGTCAAGGCCCTGGCTGACGCCGCCCGCGAGGGCGGGCTGTCGTTCTAA
- the rpmC gene encoding 50S ribosomal protein L29: protein MKSVDVRAKSSEELNEQLLQLKKEQFNLRFQRASGQLENTARVRVVRRDIARIKTILGERTRSAEAGK from the coding sequence ATGAAGTCCGTCGACGTGCGTGCGAAGAGCAGCGAGGAGTTGAACGAGCAGCTCCTCCAGCTCAAGAAGGAACAGTTCAACCTGCGTTTCCAGCGGGCCTCCGGCCAGCTGGAGAACACCGCGCGGGTGCGAGTGGTGCGTCGCGACATCGCGCGCATCAAGACGATCCTCGGCGAGCGCACGCGCTCGGCCGAAGCCGGCAAGTAA
- a CDS encoding 50S ribosomal protein L23 translates to MSKQSKPAVSQERMYDLILAPVITEKSTMASEHNQVTFRVPLSATKPEIKSAVEGLFNVKVTAVNTLVTKGKTKRFRGTIGRRSDFKKAVVTLAEGNKIDVTTGI, encoded by the coding sequence ATGAGCAAGCAGTCGAAACCTGCGGTGAGCCAGGAGCGGATGTACGACCTCATCCTGGCTCCGGTGATCACCGAGAAGTCGACGATGGCGTCGGAGCACAATCAGGTGACGTTCCGCGTGCCGCTGTCGGCGACCAAGCCGGAGATCAAGTCGGCGGTCGAGGGGCTGTTCAACGTGAAGGTGACGGCGGTCAACACCCTGGTTACCAAGGGCAAGACCAAGCGCTTCCGCGGCACCATCGGTCGTCGCTCGGACTTCAAGAAGGCCGTCGTGACCCTCGCCGAGGGGAACAAGATCGACGTGACCACGGGCATCTGA
- the rplV gene encoding 50S ribosomal protein L22, giving the protein MGKPSNPSRIAENEAIASNPMIRTSPRKLNLVAQLIRNKDASSAVAELTFSKRRIAGEVKKVLQAAIANAENNHQLDVDRLYVSSATVGRALVMKRFHARARGRGARVEKLFSNLTIIVREREAAAAEGAE; this is encoded by the coding sequence ATGGGCAAGCCCTCCAACCCCAGCCGTATCGCGGAGAACGAGGCCATCGCCTCCAATCCGATGATCCGCACCAGCCCGCGCAAGCTGAACCTCGTCGCCCAGCTCATCCGGAACAAGGATGCCAGCAGCGCCGTGGCCGAGCTGACCTTCTCCAAGCGCCGCATCGCCGGCGAGGTGAAGAAGGTCCTCCAGGCCGCGATCGCCAACGCCGAGAACAACCATCAGCTCGATGTGGACCGCCTGTACGTCTCCTCGGCGACGGTCGGCCGCGCCCTGGTGATGAAGCGCTTCCACGCCCGTGCCCGTGGGCGCGGCGCGCGGGTCGAGAAGCTGTTCTCCAACCTGACGATCATCGTGCGTGAGCGCGAAGCCGCCGCTGCCGAAGGGGCCGAGTAA
- the rplB gene encoding 50S ribosomal protein L2, with protein MALKQYRPITPSLRQLVIVDRSELWKGKPVKTLTEGLTKSGGRNNTGRITARRMGGGHKRVYRLVDFKRRKFNVPATVERLEYDPNRTAFIALIKYEDGTMSYILAPQRLKVGDTVIAGEKVDVKPGNAMPLKNIPVGSVLHNVELKPGKGGQLARSAGTYLQLVGRDGGYAQLKLPSGELRVVRGDCMATLGAVSNPDNMNTNKGKAGRSRWLGIRPSVRGVAMNPIDHPHGGGEGRTSGGRHPVTPWGKPTKGKKTRHNKKTDGLILRRRHSK; from the coding sequence ATGGCTCTGAAGCAATATCGCCCAATTACGCCGTCGCTCCGCCAGCTGGTCATCGTCGACCGCTCGGAGCTGTGGAAGGGCAAGCCGGTCAAGACCCTCACCGAGGGTCTGACCAAGTCCGGCGGCCGCAACAACACCGGCCGCATCACCGCGCGCCGGATGGGTGGCGGTCACAAGCGCGTCTACCGTCTGGTGGACTTCAAGCGCCGCAAGTTCAACGTCCCGGCGACTGTTGAGCGCCTGGAGTACGATCCGAACCGCACGGCCTTCATCGCCCTCATCAAGTATGAGGACGGCACCATGTCCTACATTCTGGCGCCGCAGCGCCTGAAGGTGGGCGACACGGTGATCGCCGGCGAGAAGGTGGATGTGAAGCCCGGCAACGCCATGCCGCTGAAGAACATCCCGGTCGGTTCGGTGCTGCACAACGTCGAGCTGAAGCCTGGCAAGGGTGGTCAGCTGGCCCGTTCGGCCGGCACCTACCTGCAGCTGGTCGGCCGCGACGGCGGGTACGCCCAGCTGAAGCTGCCCTCGGGCGAGCTTCGCGTGGTCCGCGGCGACTGCATGGCCACCCTGGGCGCCGTGTCGAACCCGGACAACATGAACACCAACAAGGGCAAGGCCGGTCGCAGCCGTTGGCTGGGTATCCGTCCGTCCGTCCGCGGTGTCGCCATGAACCCGATCGACCACCCGCACGGTGGTGGTGAAGGCCGCACCTCGGGTGGCCGTCATCCGGTCACGCCGTGGGGCAAGCCGACCAAGGGCAAGAAGACTCGTCACAACAAGAAGACGGATGGCCTGATCCTGCGCCGCCGTCATTCGAAGTAA
- the rpsQ gene encoding 30S ribosomal protein S17 — protein sequence MPRRVLQGTVVSDKGDKTVIVLVERRVMHPVYKKFIRQSKKYAAHDEGNQFKVGDTVSIIECRPISKRKRWTVVLESAAVSGAA from the coding sequence ATGCCTCGCCGCGTTCTGCAGGGCACGGTGGTCAGCGACAAGGGCGACAAGACGGTTATCGTCCTGGTCGAGCGCCGCGTCATGCACCCCGTGTACAAGAAGTTCATTCGTCAGTCGAAGAAGTACGCCGCCCACGACGAGGGCAACCAGTTCAAGGTCGGCGATACCGTTTCGATCATCGAATGCCGCCCGATCTCCAAGCGCAAGCGCTGGACGGTCGTGCTTGAGTCCGCCGCCGTTAGCGGCGCCGCGTAA
- the rplN gene encoding 50S ribosomal protein L14, whose translation MIQMQTNLEVADNSGARRVQCIKVLGGSKRKVATVGDVIVVSVKEAIPKGRVKKGDVHRAVIVRTAKELRREDGSAIRFDRNAAVLINKQGEPIGTRIFGPVTRELRGKKFMKIISLAPEVL comes from the coding sequence ATGATCCAGATGCAAACCAACCTGGAAGTCGCCGACAATAGCGGGGCGCGCCGGGTGCAGTGCATCAAGGTGCTTGGCGGGTCCAAGCGGAAGGTGGCCACCGTCGGCGACGTCATCGTCGTCTCCGTCAAGGAGGCCATTCCGAAGGGTCGCGTCAAGAAGGGCGACGTGCATCGCGCCGTCATCGTCCGCACCGCGAAGGAACTGCGCCGGGAGGACGGGTCCGCGATCCGTTTCGACCGCAATGCCGCCGTGCTGATCAACAAGCAGGGCGAGCCGATCGGCACGCGTATCTTCGGGCCGGTCACTCGTGAGCTTCGCGGCAAGAAGTTCATGAAGATCATCTCGCTGGCGCCGGAGGTGCTGTGA
- the rpsE gene encoding 30S ribosomal protein S5: MARERGERSDRDRQPRDRDREESELIEKLVGINRVAKVVKGGRRFGFAALVVVGDGKGRVGVGSGKAREVPEAIRKATDQAKRGMIRVPLREGRTLHHDSNGHFGAGKVVLRTAPAGTGIIAGGPMRAIFEALGVQDVVTKSIGTSNPHNMIKATFDALSQVSSPRSVAARRGRRVSDILGKRETGAAGAQEA; this comes from the coding sequence ATGGCACGTGAAAGAGGCGAGCGGAGCGACCGTGATCGGCAGCCGCGCGATCGCGACCGGGAAGAGAGCGAGCTGATCGAAAAGCTCGTTGGTATCAACCGCGTCGCCAAGGTTGTGAAGGGTGGCCGTCGCTTCGGCTTCGCCGCCCTGGTGGTGGTCGGTGACGGCAAGGGCCGCGTCGGCGTCGGATCGGGCAAGGCCCGTGAAGTGCCGGAGGCGATCCGCAAGGCGACCGACCAGGCGAAGCGCGGCATGATCCGCGTTCCGCTCCGCGAAGGCCGCACGCTGCATCATGACTCCAACGGTCACTTCGGTGCCGGCAAGGTTGTGCTGCGCACCGCCCCGGCCGGTACCGGCATCATCGCCGGCGGCCCGATGCGTGCGATCTTCGAGGCCCTGGGTGTGCAGGATGTGGTGACGAAGTCCATCGGCACCTCCAACCCGCACAACATGATCAAGGCGACCTTCGACGCGCTGTCGCAGGTTTCCAGCCCGCGCAGCGTCGCCGCCCGCCGCGGCCGTCGCGTGAGCGACATCCTCGGCAAGCGTGAAACCGGCGCCGCCGGTGCGCAGGAGGCTTGA
- the rpsH gene encoding 30S ribosomal protein S8, which yields MSLSDPLGDMLTRIRNGQHARMSVVQSPASKLRSNVLEVLKREGYIRGYSEEELRPGIKNLKIELKYHEGEPVIKQIARVSKPGRRVYSKITDLPRVFNGLGIAILSTPRGVMSDNEARAANVGGEVLCRVF from the coding sequence ATGTCTTTGAGCGATCCGCTCGGCGATATGCTGACCCGCATTCGCAACGGTCAGCACGCCCGTATGTCTGTTGTGCAGAGCCCGGCGTCGAAGCTGCGCAGCAACGTGCTTGAGGTTCTCAAGCGCGAGGGTTACATCCGCGGCTACTCCGAGGAGGAGCTGCGCCCCGGCATCAAGAACCTGAAGATCGAGCTGAAGTATCACGAAGGCGAGCCTGTGATTAAGCAGATCGCCCGTGTGTCGAAGCCCGGCCGCCGCGTCTATTCGAAGATCACCGATCTGCCCCGCGTCTTCAACGGCCTCGGCATCGCGATCCTCTCCACGCCGCGCGGCGTGATGTCGGACAATGAGGCCCGCGCCGCCAACGTCGGCGGTGAAGTCCTCTGCCGCGTGTTCTAA